From the genome of Malus domestica chromosome 04, GDT2T_hap1, one region includes:
- the LOC103433912 gene encoding uncharacterized protein codes for MVPLKDIVPAAQNNINTRFILLDKGIVKTTTTTSSQAQNKTCLALVADETAAVHFQLWGNECDAFEPGDIVQLSNGIFSYCRNNLLLRAGKRGKIEKVGEFLMAYVETPNLSEIRWVPDPNNSKKYIQEAVISPHSRIFPPKY; via the coding sequence ATGGTGCCACTGAAAGACATAGTGCCAGCAGCACAGAACAACATAAACACGAGGTTCATACTTTTGGACAAAGGCATCGTCAAAACTACAACTACTACTTCATCACAAGCCCAAAACAAGACATGCTTGGCGCTAGTGGCGGACGAGACTGCGGCGGTTCACTTCCAGCTGTGGGGGAACGAGTGCGACGCCTTTGAGCCCGGTGACATCGTGCAGTTGAGCAATGGCATCTTCTCTTACTGCAGGAACAACCTTTTGCTCAGGGCAGGCAAGAGAGGCAAAATTGAGAAGGTTGGGGAATTTCTGATGGCATATGTTGAGACGCCGAATTTGAGTGAGATTCGTTGGGTTCCTGACCCTAATAATtccaagaagtacattcaggaGGCTGTGATCTCCCCACATTCTCGTATATTTCCTCCCAAATACTGA
- the LOC103433909 gene encoding 26S proteasome regulatory subunit 6A homolog, producing MANMMVEETSFEDDQLAAMSTEDIVRATRLLDNEIRILKEEMSRTNLELDSYKEKIKENQEKIKLNKQLPYLVGNIVEILEMNPEDEAEEDGANIDLDSQRKGKCVVLKTSTRQTIFLPVVGLVDPDKLKPGDLVGVNKDSYLILDTLPSEYDSRVKAMEVDEKPTEDYNDIGGLEKQIQELVEAIVLPMTHQERFQKLGVRPPKGVLLYGPPGTGKTLMARACAAQTNATFLKLAGPQLVQMFIGDGAKLVRDAFQLAKEKSPCIIFIDEIDAIGTKRFDSEVSGDREVQRTMLELLNQLDGFSSDDRIKVIAATNRADILDPALMRSGRLDRKIEFPHPTEEARARILQIHSRKMNVNPDVNFEELARSTDDFNGAQLKAVCVEAGMLALRRDATEVNHEDFNEGIIQVQAKKKASLNYYA from the exons ATGGCGAACATGATGGTAGAGGAAACGAGTTTTGAAGATGATCAGCTGGCCGCGATGAGCACCGAAGATATTGTACGAGCCACCCGTCTTCTCGACAACGAGATCCGAATACTCAAG GAAGAAATGTCAAGAACAAATTTGGAGTTGGACTCGTACAAAGAGAAGATAAAGGAGAATCAGGAAAAGATTAAGCTCAATAAGCAGCTGCCGTACTTGGTGGGCAACATTGTTGAG ATTCTGGAAATGAACCCAGAAGATGAGGCTGAGGAGGATGGTGCAAATATTGAtcttgactcccaaagaaaggGAAAGTGTGTTGTTTTGAAAACATCTACTCGTCAG ACAATCTTTCTGCCAGTTGTTGGGCTTGTTGATCCTGATAAATTGAAGCCTGGTGATCTTGTTGGTGTGAACAAAGATAGTTACCTGATCTTGGATACTTTGCCGTCTGAGTATGATTCTCGGGTAAAGGCTATGGAGGTTGATGAAAAGCCAACTGAAGACTACAATGACATTGGAGGGCTGGAGAAGCAG ATTCAAGAACTAGTTGAGGCGATTGTTTTGCCCATGACCCACCAGGAGCGTTTTCAGAAATTGGGGGTTCGTCCACCAAAGGGAGTGCTATTGTATGGACCTCCCGGAACTGGTAAAACATTGATGGCTCGGGCTTGTGCTGCACAGACAAATGCCACTTTTTTGAAACTAGCTGGTCCACAACTGGTTCAG ATGTTCATTGGGGATGGAGCAAAACTTGTTCGCGATGCCTTTCAGCTTGCAAAGGAGAAATCTCCCTGCATCATTTTCATAGATGAAATTGATGCAATTGGTACAAAGCGGTTTGATAG TGAAGTGAGTGGAGATAGGGAGGTGCAGCGTACAATGCTTGAGTTGCTTAATCAGCTTGATGGCTTTAGTAGCGATGATCGAATTAAG GTGATAGCAGCAACCAATCGTGCTGACATCCTTGACCCTGCTCTTATGCGTTCTGGTCGGTTGGATAGAAAAATTGAGTTTCCACATCCCACTGAAGAAGCAAGAGCTCGAATTTTGCAG ATTCACTCAAGAAAGATGAATGTTAATCCCGATGTCAATTTCGAAGAATTGGCTCGCTCAACCGATGACTTCAACGGAGCACAGCTAAAAGCTGTATGTGTGGAGGCAGGCATGCTTGCCCTCCGACGTGATGCCACAGAG GTGAACCACGAGGACTTCAACGAGGGCATTATCCAAGTTCAGGCAAAGAAAAAGGCTAGCCTCAATTATTATGCCTAG
- the LOC103433908 gene encoding E3 ubiquitin-protein ligase RFI2 — MGLGSDEEVVVDESDGGGDGGGCGGKSYGGSVSCSICLEVVADKGDRSWAKLQCGHQFHLDCIGSAFNVKGAMQCPNCRKIEKGQWLYSNGCRSFPEFSMDDWTHDEDLYDLSYSEMSFGVHWCPFGSLARLPSSFEEGEFSPTSYHELLGQHAIFAEHTAVSSAAHPCPYIAYFGPIHPSSSNSSGNVSEASNFNHHWSGTSVPSEMPNSYAFPAMDLHYHSWEHHSPPPFSTTNNHIGGADQASVPSVTQRSARPSADIPRSGSFMHPFLVGHSSSARAGSSVTSSMIPPYPGSNARARDRVQALQAYYQQQQPNNSPTMRTPIVPGARRSSSQRGVAQVGPVASSSDQNGGFYFFPSGSSGRNYQEAENPLPNRFHPWERDHMPSFSMNQVDRDQGWSAFNQGGSGSDSAIRGSSFRQRHGSERSSSQNRS, encoded by the exons ATGGGGCTCGGCAGCGATGAAGAGGTTGTGGTTGACGAAAGCGATGGCGGTGGCGATGGCGGTGGTTGTGGAGGCAAGTCGTACGGAGGCTCTGTTTCCTGCTCGATTTGCCTTGAAGTCGTCGCCGATAAAGGGGATAGATCTTGGGCCAAGCTGCAATGTGGGCATCAATTTCATCTAG ATTGCATTGGTTCAGCCTTCAATGTAAAGGGGGCAATGCAATGCCCTAATTGTCGGAAAATCGAGAAAGGTCAATGGCTTTATTCTAATGGATGCCGTTCATTTCCGGAATTTAGCATGGACGACTGGACACATGATGAGGATCTCTATGATTTAAGTTATTCTGAAATG TCCTTTGGTGTGCACTGGTGTCCATTTGGTAGCTTAGCACGACTTCCCTCATCATTTGA GGAAGGGGAGTTTTCACCAACATCCT ATCATGAATTACTTGGACAGCATGCTATCTTCGCTGAGCATACAGCTGTATCATCTGCTGCCCATCCTTGCCCATATATCGCTTACTTTGGGCCAATTCACCCTTCATCCTCAAACTCCAGTGGAAATGTGTCAGAAGCTTCCAACTTCAACCATCATTGGAGCGGCACATCTGTACCTAGTGAAATGCCCAACTCCTACGCTTTTCCTGCCATGGATCTTCATTATCACAGCTGGGAGCATCATTCCCCGCCTCCATTCTCTACAACCAACAATCATATTGGTGGCGCTGACCAGGCTTCAGTTCCATCTGTTACTCAAAGATCTGCTAGGCCGAGCGCAGATATACCAAGATCAGGATCTTTTATGCATCCATTCCTTGTCGGTCACAG TTCTAGTGCTAGAGCTGGCAGCTCAGTCACTTCTTCGATGATtcctccttatcctggcagcaaTGCACGGGCCCGCGACAGAGTCCAAGCTCTTCAGGCATATTATCAACAGCAACAACCTAATAATTCACCAACCATGCGTACGCCCATAGTTCCAGGAGCCCGGAGATCCAGCAGTCAAAGAGGGGTAGCTCAAGTAGGGCCAGTGGCTTCATCATCGGACCAAAATGGTGGTTTCTATTTTTTCCCATCCGGTTCATCAGGTCGTAACTACCAAGAGGCTGAAAATCCGTTACCTAATCGTTTTCATCCATGGGAAAGAGATCACATGCCTTCATTCTCGATGAATCAGGTAGACCGAGATCAAGGTTGGTCTGCTTTTAACCAAGGTGGCAGTGGTTCAGACTCGGCCATCAGAGGGAGCAGCTTCCGGCAAAGGCATGGGTCCGAGAGGTCATCCTCACAAAACCGGTCATAG
- the LOC103433910 gene encoding 26S proteasome regulatory subunit 6A homolog, whose amino-acid sequence MANLMVEDTTSEDDQLAAMTTEDIIRATRLLDNKIRVHKEEMSRTNLELDSYKEKIKENQEKIKLNKQLPYLVGNIVEILEMNPEDEAEEDGANIDLDSQRKGKCVVLKTSTRQTIFLPVVGLVDPDTLKPGDLVGVNKDSYLILDTLPSEYDSRVKAMEVDEKPTEDYNDIGGLEKQIQELVEAIVLPMTHSERFQKLGIRPPKGVLLYGPPGTGKTLMARACAAQTNATFLKLAGPQLVQMFIGDGAKLVRDAFLLAKEKSPCIIFIDEIDAIGTKRFDSEVSGDREVQRTMLELLNQLDGFSSDDRIKVIAATNRADILDPALVRSGRLDRKIELPHPTEEARARILQIHSRKMNVHPDVNFEELARSTDDFNGAQLKAVCVEAGMLALRRDATEVNHEDFNEGIIQVQAKKKASLNYYA is encoded by the exons ATGGCGAACCTCATGGTAGAGGACACGACTTCTGAGGACGATCAGCTCGCCGCGATGACGACGGAAGACATCATTAGAGCAACTCGTCTTCTCGACAACAAGATCCGCGTACACAAG GAAGAAATGTCAAGAACAAATTTGGAGCTGGACTCGTACAAGGAGAAGATAAAGGAGAATCAGGAAAAGATTAAGCTTAATAAGCAGTTGCCCTACTTGGTGGGCAACATCGTTGAG ATTCTGGAAATGAACCCAGAAGATGAGGCTGAGGAGGATGGTGCAAATATTGAtcttgactcccaaagaaaggGAAAGTGTGTTGTTTTGAAAACATCTACTCGCCAG ACAATCTTTCTCCCAGTTGTTGGGCTTGTTGATCCTGATACCTTGAAGCCTGGGGATCTTGTTGGTGTGAACAAGGATAGTTACCTGATCTTGGATACTCTTCCATCCGAGTATGATTCTCGAGTAAAGGCTATGGAAGTTGACGAAAAACCAACTGAAGACTACAATGACATTGGAGGGCTGGAGAAGCAG ATTCAAGAACTAGTTGAGGCGATTGTTTTACCCATGACCCACAGTGAGCGTTTTCAGAAGTTGGGAATTCGCCCACCAAAGGGAGTGTTATTGTATGGACCTCCTGGAACCGGTAAAACTTTGATGGCTCGGGCTTGTGCTGCTCAGACAAATGCCACTTTTCTGAAACTGGCTGGTCCCCAACTGGTTCAG ATGTTTATTGGAGATGGAGCTAAACTTGTTCGCGATGCCTTTCTGCTTGCAAAAGAGAAATCCCCCTGCATCATTTTCATAGATGAAATTGACGCAATTGGCACGAAACGGTTTGATAG TGAAGTGAGCGGGGATAGGGAGGTGCAGCGTACAATGCTTGAGTTGCTAAATCAGCTTGATGGATTTAGTAGTGATGACCGTATCAAG GTGATAGCAGCAACAAATCGTGCTGATATCCTGGACCCTGCTCTGGTGCGTTCTGGTCGGTTGGATCGTAAAATTGAGCTTCCTCATCCCACTGAAGAAGCAAGAGCTCGGATTTTGCAG ATTCACTCAAGGAAGATGAATGTTCATCCTGATGTCAATTTTGAAGAATTGGCTCGCTCGACCGATGACTTCAACGGAGCACAGCTAAAAGCTGTTTGTGTGGAGGCAGGCATGCTAGCTCTTCGCCGTGACGCGACTGAG GTGAACCACGAAGACTTCAACGAGGGGATTATCCAAGTTCAAGCGAAGAAGAAGGCTAGCCTGAATTATTATGCCTAG
- the LOC103433911 gene encoding uncharacterized protein, with translation MRLSMQSSVYISSSPKTVELEPTKMAEIKADTSHHQSLIVSEPDVSDPKPSKSKRLASLDIFRGLTVSLMILVDDAGGEWPVIGHAPWNGCNLADFVMPFFLFIVGMSIALSLKRIPDQFVAVKKVILRTLKLLFWGLLLQGGYSHAPDKLTYGVDMKELRWCGILQRIALAYLVVALIEIVSRGAETKDMAPGTFSIFKLYYWHWLVAGCVLVIYFAVIYGTYVPDWQFTVQDRERTDYGKSYTVACGMRGKLDPPCNAVGYIDREVLGISHMYQRPAWKRSKACTENSPYAGPFRNDAPSWCRAPFEPEGIVSSISAILSAIIGVHFGHVLIHMQGHPARLKHWVPTGCALLALGIILHFSHAIPSNKQLYTFSYVCITSGVAALVFSAFYLMVDIWSIRYLFLPLEWIGMNAMLVYVMAAEGILAGFVNGWYYKDPHNTLVYWIQKHVFVEVWHSRRVGILLYVLFAEILFWGIVAGVLHRLGIYWKL, from the exons ATGCGACTTTCCATGCAATCATCAGTCTATATCAGCTCATCACCAAAGACAGTTGAACTCGAACCCACAAAAATGGCTGAAATCAAAGCAGATACGAGCCACCACCAGAGTCTAATCGTGTCGGAACCCGATGTTTCCGACCCCAAGCCATCCAAATCGAAGCGCCTCGCTTCCCTCGACATCTTTCGTGGCCTCACCGTCTCG TTGATGATTCTGGTTGACGATGCGGGTGGAGAGTGGCCAGTGATCGGTCATGCGCCATGGAACGGCTGCAATCTTGCAGACTTTGTGATGCCCTTCTTCCTCTTCATTGTGGGCATGTCCATTGCTCTTTCTCTCAAG AGAATACCGGACCAATTTGTGGCTGTCAAGAAGGTGATTCTTAGAACTCTGAAGCTACTGTTTTGGGGTCTCCTATTACAAG GAGGTTACTCACATGCTCCTGACAAACTAACATATGGTGTCGACATGAAAGAATTAAGGTGGTGCGGTATTCTCCAG AGAATTGCTCTTGCATATCTGGTTGTGGCACTGATTGAAATTGTATCGAGAGGTGCAGAAACCAAAGATATGGCACCCGGCACATTCTCCATATTCAAGTTGTACTATTGGCACTG GCTTGTAGCTGGATGTGTTCTCGTTATTTACTTTGCTGTGATTTATGGGACATATGTTCCTGATTGGCAATTTACTGTCCAGGACAGAGAGAGAACCGATTATGGGAAAAGTTACACC GTAGCTTGTGGCATGAGAGGAAAACTAGATCCTCCGTGTAATGCAGTAGGATATATTGACAGAGAAGTGTTGGGAATCAGTCACATGTATCAGCGTCCGGCTTGGAAACGATCCAAA GCTTGCACTGAGAATTCCCCCTATGCAGGACCATTCCGAAATGATGCCCCATCATGGTGCCGTGCTCCGTTTGAACCTGAAGGAATTGTAAG CTCTATATCTGCAATTCTCTCCGCGATTATTGGAGTGCATTTCGGACATGTGCTTATACATATGCAG GGTCATCCAGCCAGACTGAAGCATTGGGTTCCGACAGGCTGTGCTCTCCTTGCCCTGGGAATTATTCTCCATTTCAGTCATG CAATTCCTTCAAATAAACAGCTGTACACATTTAGCTACGTATGCATAACATCGGGAGTGGCAGCCTTGGTGTTTTCAGCCTTCTACCTTATG GTTGATATCTGGAGCATAAGGTACCTGTTCCTGCCGCTGGAATGGATCGGCATGAATGCTATGCTCGTCTATGTCATGGCAGCTGAAGGCATCCTCGCAGGATTCGTTAACGGGTGGTATTACAAGGACCCCCATAACACGCTT GTGTACTGGATTCAAAAGCACGTCTTCGTCGAGGTTTGGCATTCGAGGAGAGTAGGCATTCTACTCTACGTCCTCTTTGCAGAGATCTTGTTTTGGGGCATTGTCGCCGGCGTTTTGCATCGGCTGGGCATATATTGGAAGCTTTGA